A single window of Nocardia higoensis DNA harbors:
- a CDS encoding NDMA-dependent alcohol dehydrogenase: protein MKTKAAVVYQPGKPIEIEELELDKPREGEVLIRYLYGGLCHSDVHIAHGDLEARLPMVLGHEGAGIIEEVGPGVTRVRPGDHVVCSFIPNCGTCRYCSNGQQSICDMGATILEGYLPGERFPLRGPAGEYGAMCMLGTFSQYGVIHQNSCVKVDDELPLDKAVLVGCGVPSGWGSAVNTAEVKPGDVVVVFGIGGLGINAVQGARFAGARYVVAVDPLHNKRERALELGATHAFADAGEALATIHDLTRGQGADAAILIPDLMTAEIVRAGFDAVGKGGKVVLTGLNKLDEINIQLPGSIMTLFRKELRGSLFGDCNPTVDIPRILGLYQSGDLKLDELITRTYTLEQINQGYDDLLNGQNIRGVLVHDHS from the coding sequence ATGAAGACCAAGGCCGCGGTCGTCTACCAGCCCGGCAAACCGATCGAGATCGAAGAGCTCGAACTCGACAAGCCTCGCGAGGGAGAGGTGCTGATCAGGTACCTCTACGGCGGGTTGTGCCATTCCGATGTCCATATCGCCCACGGCGACCTCGAAGCACGGCTGCCGATGGTGCTCGGTCACGAGGGTGCGGGCATCATCGAGGAGGTCGGGCCCGGCGTGACCAGGGTCCGGCCGGGTGATCACGTGGTGTGCTCGTTCATTCCGAACTGCGGCACCTGCCGGTACTGCTCCAACGGTCAGCAGTCGATCTGCGATATGGGCGCCACCATCCTCGAGGGTTATCTGCCCGGCGAGCGCTTCCCGCTGCGGGGACCGGCCGGGGAGTACGGCGCGATGTGCATGCTGGGCACGTTCAGCCAGTACGGGGTGATCCACCAGAACTCCTGTGTGAAGGTCGACGACGAGCTGCCTCTGGACAAGGCGGTGCTGGTGGGCTGTGGTGTTCCCAGCGGTTGGGGATCGGCGGTCAACACCGCCGAGGTCAAGCCCGGTGACGTCGTGGTCGTGTTCGGCATCGGCGGGCTCGGCATCAACGCGGTGCAAGGCGCGCGTTTCGCCGGCGCGCGCTACGTCGTCGCGGTCGACCCGCTGCACAACAAACGCGAGCGAGCGCTCGAACTGGGCGCCACGCACGCTTTCGCCGACGCCGGTGAGGCGCTGGCCACGATCCACGACCTGACCCGCGGACAGGGCGCCGACGCGGCCATTCTGATCCCGGACCTGATGACCGCCGAGATCGTGCGCGCCGGCTTCGACGCTGTCGGCAAGGGCGGCAAGGTCGTGCTGACCGGGCTCAACAAGCTCGACGAGATCAACATCCAGCTGCCGGGGTCGATCATGACGCTGTTCCGGAAAGAGCTGCGCGGCAGCCTCTTCGGCGACTGCAACCCGACCGTGGACATCCCCAGGATCCTCGGCCTCTACCAGAGCGGCGACCTGAAACTCGACGAGCTCATCACCCGTACCTACACCCTCGAACAAATCAATCAGGGCTACGACGACCTGCTCAACGGCCAGAATATCCGTGGCGTGCTCGTGCACGACCACTCCTGA
- a CDS encoding sigma-54-dependent Fis family transcriptional regulator: MVNTVEGETKREPIAASWHRATMAGLEPGSALDTITYVDVDDASPLMAAAAAVLDDLNQRLAGTDFTTLVVDREGRVAHRWCGNRRAQEAFDNLGVDVGASLLEEAVGTTAPGVVLETRASIAVNGDEHFAVPLRRLSCYGHPIFHPTTRRIEGVLDLSAVVQEASPLLPPLVARAVADIEQRLLDGSRMSDKELLAAFQAASTRRRAVLAIGRDLLMSNQAAADLLGATDFALLRMMAADVRRSSVIDLTLESGLAVRVEATRVGGPAGGTLLNVEPKEQASVAYSRAALEPGDPLLVAGPPGSGRSHTAREHATEQPVTVLTAASALLDGSEAWARDFAALVRARQGTVCIDGLDLLSDSLIDLVATHVTHRRMPRVVLVTGAVDTLTGRAAALAAECTDRIELAPLSNRRGEIPALVAAMLRDIGADSSLHFTPGALTALSAHHWPGNLRELRAVVTEVIRHRRTGAVVLNDLPEAYRTQQPIRKLAPIDRAERDVIVEALRTFEGNKVKAAQALGISRTTLYAKMRALRITVY, from the coding sequence GTGGTGAATACGGTCGAGGGTGAGACCAAGAGGGAACCGATCGCCGCGTCCTGGCATCGAGCGACAATGGCCGGCCTCGAGCCCGGCTCCGCGCTGGACACCATCACCTACGTCGATGTCGACGACGCCAGTCCGCTGATGGCCGCGGCCGCCGCGGTGCTCGACGACCTCAATCAACGACTGGCGGGCACCGACTTCACCACCCTCGTCGTCGACCGGGAAGGCCGCGTCGCGCACCGCTGGTGCGGCAACCGCCGCGCCCAGGAAGCGTTCGACAACCTCGGCGTCGACGTCGGCGCTTCACTGCTCGAAGAAGCGGTCGGCACCACCGCCCCGGGCGTGGTCCTGGAAACCCGCGCCAGCATCGCGGTCAACGGCGACGAGCACTTCGCCGTTCCGCTGCGGCGCCTGAGCTGCTACGGGCACCCGATCTTCCACCCCACGACACGGCGGATCGAGGGCGTGCTCGACCTGTCGGCCGTGGTCCAGGAGGCCAGCCCCCTGCTGCCACCACTGGTCGCCCGCGCTGTCGCCGACATCGAGCAGCGCCTGCTCGACGGTTCCCGCATGTCGGACAAGGAACTGCTCGCCGCGTTCCAGGCCGCGAGCACCCGCCGCCGCGCGGTGCTGGCCATCGGCCGCGACCTGCTGATGTCCAACCAAGCCGCCGCCGATCTGCTCGGCGCCACCGACTTCGCGTTGCTGCGCATGATGGCCGCGGATGTGCGCCGCAGCTCGGTCATCGACCTGACGCTGGAATCCGGGCTGGCCGTGCGCGTCGAAGCGACTCGCGTGGGCGGCCCGGCGGGCGGCACCCTGCTCAACGTCGAACCGAAGGAACAGGCGAGCGTCGCCTACTCCCGTGCGGCGCTGGAGCCCGGTGATCCGCTGCTGGTGGCGGGTCCGCCGGGCTCCGGGCGCTCGCACACCGCGCGCGAACACGCCACCGAGCAACCGGTCACGGTCCTGACCGCCGCCAGCGCCCTGCTCGACGGCAGCGAGGCGTGGGCCCGCGACTTCGCCGCCCTGGTGCGCGCCCGGCAGGGGACGGTCTGCATCGACGGCTTGGACCTGTTGTCCGACAGCCTGATCGATCTCGTCGCCACCCACGTCACGCACCGGCGGATGCCGCGCGTCGTGCTGGTCACCGGCGCGGTGGACACCCTCACCGGCCGCGCCGCCGCGCTGGCCGCGGAATGCACCGACCGCATCGAACTCGCGCCGCTGAGCAACCGTCGCGGCGAGATCCCGGCCCTGGTCGCCGCCATGCTGCGCGACATCGGCGCCGACAGTTCGCTGCACTTCACTCCGGGCGCGTTGACGGCGCTGTCGGCGCACCACTGGCCCGGCAATCTGCGCGAACTGCGCGCGGTCGTCACCGAGGTCATCCGCCATCGGCGCACCGGCGCCGTCGTGCTCAACGACCTCCCCGAGGCCTACCGCACGCAGCAGCCGATCCGGAAACTGGCGCCCATCGACCGCGCGGAACGTGACGTCATCGTCGAGGCCTTGCGCACATTCGAGGGCAACAAGGTCAAGGCCGCCCAAGCACTCGGCATTTCGCGCACCACGCTCTACGCGAAGATGCGCGCGTTGCGCATCACCGTCTACTGA
- a CDS encoding nitroreductase/quinone reductase family protein, with protein sequence MSETEATAGQPNQADITDYNDPNAPWNQAWDDQAGIAHWNDDVIREFRENSGKVGGAYAGTDLILLTTIGARSGKRHTTPLGPLYRDDTMFVSSFIEDKYPAWWYNIKANPQVTVELRDKTYQATGTVLQGADYDEFAAWVLAHNPLLADFQSKVDRPMPLVVLTLDREG encoded by the coding sequence ATGAGCGAAACCGAAGCGACTGCGGGACAGCCGAATCAGGCCGACATCACCGACTACAACGATCCGAACGCACCGTGGAACCAGGCATGGGACGATCAGGCCGGCATCGCCCACTGGAACGATGATGTGATCAGGGAGTTCCGGGAGAACTCGGGCAAGGTGGGCGGTGCCTACGCGGGCACTGATCTCATCCTGCTCACCACCATCGGAGCCAGGAGCGGCAAGCGGCACACGACTCCGCTCGGGCCTCTGTACCGGGACGACACCATGTTCGTGAGCTCGTTCATCGAAGACAAGTACCCGGCCTGGTGGTACAACATCAAGGCGAATCCGCAGGTCACCGTCGAGCTCCGGGACAAGACCTACCAGGCGACCGGCACGGTGCTCCAAGGCGCGGACTACGACGAGTTCGCGGCCTGGGTGCTGGCCCACAACCCCCTGCTGGCGGATTTCCAGTCCAAGGTCGACCGACCGATGCCACTGGTCGTGCTGACCCTGGACCGCGAGGGCTGA
- a CDS encoding alpha/beta fold hydrolase → MAGIGRFRNDAARERYMRAYEALAASWSVPRQTVDVPTSFGTTHVHRWGSGSRTPIVLLHPIGGSGLYWRDVAAQFGSDRVVYAPDTIGTAGRSVQTAPVRREADFAVWLNEVLDGLGVERVHVVGYSHGAWHAGAVALHDASRLDSVTLIEPGGVFVKPSWRVLMKMLSFGMRGKSEENMRRIAEWLTPGVTLDDLETAYAKEALSYRMKIGWARLLTDAEIRSISVPTLVIFAAETIVTDPGAAVRRLAEHLPQAETEIYPGVGHGLLNQIPEKVTRRVLEFVRRHDRIMSSSLE, encoded by the coding sequence ATGGCCGGAATCGGGCGGTTCAGGAACGACGCGGCGCGGGAGCGGTACATGCGCGCCTACGAGGCGCTGGCGGCCTCCTGGTCGGTGCCGAGGCAGACGGTGGATGTCCCGACTTCGTTCGGGACGACGCATGTGCACCGGTGGGGCAGCGGTTCGCGGACGCCGATCGTGCTGCTGCATCCGATCGGCGGCAGCGGTCTGTATTGGCGCGATGTCGCCGCGCAGTTCGGGAGCGATCGGGTCGTGTACGCGCCGGACACCATCGGGACTGCCGGTCGCAGCGTGCAGACCGCACCGGTGCGGCGTGAGGCGGATTTCGCGGTGTGGCTGAACGAGGTGCTCGACGGGCTCGGCGTCGAGCGTGTCCACGTGGTCGGCTATTCGCACGGCGCCTGGCATGCCGGCGCTGTCGCGCTGCACGATGCGAGCAGGCTGGACAGTGTCACGTTGATCGAACCCGGCGGTGTGTTCGTGAAACCGTCCTGGCGGGTGCTGATGAAGATGTTGTCGTTCGGGATGCGTGGCAAGTCCGAGGAGAACATGCGTCGGATCGCGGAGTGGCTGACACCGGGGGTGACGCTCGACGATCTCGAAACGGCCTATGCCAAGGAGGCATTGAGCTATCGGATGAAGATCGGTTGGGCGCGGCTGCTGACCGATGCGGAGATCCGCTCGATCAGCGTTCCGACGCTGGTGATCTTCGCGGCCGAGACGATCGTGACCGATCCCGGGGCCGCGGTGCGCCGTCTGGCCGAACACCTCCCGCAGGCCGAGACCGAGATATATCCGGGTGTGGGACATGGCCTCCTGAACCAGATCCCCGAGAAGGTGACGCGCCGGGTGCTGGAGTTCGTCCGGCGCCACGACCGGATCATGTCGTCTTCGCTGGAGTGA
- a CDS encoding precorrin-8X methylmutase, which yields MSDLRASYLTDGAEIYRRSFATIRAEADLSGFPADVAQVAVRMIHGCGQVDLAGDIAFSPGVIAAARAALRDGAPILCDANMVASGVTRKRLPADNEVVCLLRDPRVPELAASIGTTRSAAALELWRDRLDGAVVAIGNAPTALFHLLDMLDAGAPRPAAVLGIPVGFVGAAESKQALIEHGGVEYLTVRGRRGGSAITASALNAIASEQE from the coding sequence ATGTCCGACCTGCGTGCCAGCTACCTCACCGACGGGGCCGAGATCTATCGGCGCTCGTTCGCGACCATCCGCGCCGAAGCCGACCTGAGCGGCTTCCCGGCGGATGTCGCCCAGGTGGCGGTACGCATGATCCACGGCTGCGGGCAGGTCGACCTGGCCGGGGACATCGCCTTCTCCCCCGGCGTGATCGCGGCGGCTCGGGCGGCATTACGCGACGGCGCTCCGATTCTGTGCGACGCGAACATGGTCGCCTCCGGCGTCACCCGCAAACGGCTGCCCGCCGACAACGAGGTCGTCTGCCTGCTGCGCGACCCGCGCGTGCCGGAACTGGCCGCCTCGATCGGCACCACCCGTTCGGCGGCGGCGCTCGAGCTGTGGCGCGACCGGCTCGACGGCGCGGTCGTCGCCATCGGCAACGCCCCGACCGCGCTGTTCCACCTGCTCGACATGCTCGACGCGGGCGCGCCTCGCCCGGCGGCGGTGCTGGGTATCCCGGTCGGGTTCGTGGGGGCGGCCGAGTCCAAGCAGGCGCTGATCGAGCACGGCGGCGTCGAATATCTCACCGTCCGCGGCAGGCGCGGCGGCAGCGCCATCACCGCCTCGGCACTGAACGCGATTGCGAGCGAACAAGAATGA
- a CDS encoding precorrin-2 C(20)-methyltransferase encodes MSSEVTAAGKLWGVGLGPGDPELVTVKAARVITEADVIAFHSARHGRSISRGIAAPYMRPGQLEEHLVYPVTTETTNHPGGYQGAIDEFYAEAAERLATHLSAGRSVALLAAGDPLFYSSYMHMHRRLADRFEAEIIPGITSVSAASAALGTPLVEGEQVLTVLPGTMPTEELTRRLRDTDAAAIMKLGRTYPGVRRALADSGRLDDAYYIERASSTRERVLTAADVDDADVPYFSIALVPGPRPTTPLPRARSAGAGRPDPTATTAAATTRTSAVGGPGNSAPGIGTASRAETSAPGDAGTSGTTAPAATAPAGAAGAGSAQIDAAEAGLAAVGVTQIGISQAEAAGTGSARVGTAETRPAPTGIAPTCTGEAGSAQPEPATVTGEVVVVGLGPGSPDWTTPEVREALAEATDLVGYTTYIDRVPVRPGQRRHASDNRVESERAAMALDLALRGAKVAVVSSGDPGVFAMAAAVLEESADPRWRAVPVRVLPGLTAANAVASRVGAPLGHDYAMISLSDRLKPWDVVARRLAAVAAADMAIAIYNPASSQRTWQVGAMRDLLLEHRAPDTPVVLGRDVGGPTESVRVVRLADLDPAEVDMRTLLIIGATTTAVVESDHGTRVYTSRRYSTAEAPSPIR; translated from the coding sequence ATGAGCAGCGAAGTGACCGCCGCGGGCAAGTTGTGGGGCGTCGGGCTCGGTCCGGGCGATCCCGAGCTGGTGACGGTCAAGGCGGCCCGCGTCATCACCGAGGCCGATGTCATCGCCTTCCACAGCGCGCGGCACGGGCGCAGCATCTCGCGGGGGATCGCCGCGCCGTACATGCGCCCGGGGCAACTCGAGGAGCACCTGGTCTACCCGGTGACCACCGAGACCACCAACCATCCCGGCGGCTACCAGGGCGCGATCGACGAGTTCTACGCCGAAGCCGCCGAACGCCTCGCCACCCACCTGAGCGCGGGCCGCTCGGTCGCCCTGCTCGCCGCGGGCGACCCGCTGTTCTACAGCTCCTACATGCACATGCACCGCCGCCTCGCCGACCGGTTCGAGGCCGAGATCATCCCCGGCATCACCTCGGTCAGCGCGGCCTCGGCTGCGCTGGGCACCCCGCTGGTGGAAGGCGAACAAGTCCTCACCGTGCTGCCCGGCACCATGCCCACCGAGGAACTCACCCGCCGCCTGCGCGACACCGACGCCGCCGCCATCATGAAGCTCGGCCGCACCTATCCCGGCGTGCGCCGGGCTCTGGCCGACTCCGGCCGGCTCGATGACGCCTACTACATCGAGCGCGCCAGCAGCACCCGCGAGCGCGTGCTCACCGCGGCCGACGTCGACGACGCCGACGTGCCCTACTTCTCCATCGCCCTGGTCCCCGGCCCGCGCCCGACCACCCCGCTTCCGCGAGCGCGATCCGCCGGGGCGGGGCGACCCGACCCGACGGCCACCACAGCAGCCGCGACCACAAGAACGTCGGCCGTCGGCGGCCCCGGTAACTCGGCACCCGGAATCGGGACAGCCTCGCGCGCCGAGACGAGCGCACCGGGCGACGCGGGCACATCCGGCACCACCGCACCGGCCGCGACCGCACCGGCCGGGGCCGCCGGTGCGGGCTCCGCGCAGATCGACGCCGCCGAGGCCGGACTCGCAGCAGTCGGAGTCACGCAGATCGGCATTTCCCAGGCCGAGGCCGCCGGGACCGGCTCCGCTCGGGTCGGAACCGCTGAGACCAGGCCCGCGCCCACCGGCATCGCACCCACCTGCACCGGCGAGGCCGGGTCCGCCCAGCCGGAGCCCGCGACGGTGACCGGCGAGGTGGTCGTGGTCGGCCTGGGTCCGGGCAGCCCGGACTGGACCACCCCCGAGGTGCGCGAAGCCCTCGCCGAGGCCACCGATCTCGTCGGCTACACGACCTACATCGACCGGGTGCCGGTGCGTCCCGGCCAGCGCAGGCACGCCAGCGACAACCGGGTCGAATCCGAGCGCGCGGCGATGGCGCTGGATCTCGCCCTGCGCGGGGCGAAGGTCGCGGTGGTGTCCTCGGGCGATCCCGGCGTGTTCGCGATGGCCGCTGCGGTGCTCGAGGAATCGGCGGACCCACGGTGGCGGGCGGTGCCGGTGCGGGTCCTGCCCGGCCTGACCGCCGCGAACGCGGTCGCCAGCCGAGTCGGCGCGCCGCTGGGCCACGACTACGCCATGATCTCGCTGTCGGACCGGCTCAAGCCCTGGGACGTCGTGGCGCGCAGGCTGGCCGCGGTCGCGGCGGCGGACATGGCGATCGCGATCTACAACCCGGCCTCGTCGCAGCGCACCTGGCAGGTCGGCGCGATGCGCGATCTGCTGCTCGAACATCGCGCACCGGACACACCGGTGGTGCTCGGACGCGACGTCGGCGGACCGACCGAGAGCGTTCGGGTGGTGCGACTGGCCGACCTCGACCCGGCCGAGGTCGACATGCGCACGCTGCTGATCATCGGCGCGACCACCACCGCGGTCGTGGAATCCGATCACGGCACCCGCGTCTACACCTCACGCCGCTACAGCACCGCCGAGGCCCCTTCCCCGATCCGGTAA
- a CDS encoding PadR family transcriptional regulator: MPETATARKSLNSTAASLLGFLHEGPMSGWDLVTLAQDRIGDFWTITQSQVYRELAAMAAHGLVEKGEAGARDRTPYHLTDAGREAFLEWVARDPGAETIRVPLLLSMHFGEHIAPERLAVIIAANREIHQERLARYLADEDKDMPAHRRATLEFGVGYERAVLAWFDRLPEILGH; the protein is encoded by the coding sequence GTGCCCGAAACCGCGACCGCACGCAAGTCGCTGAACTCCACGGCCGCCTCGCTGCTGGGTTTCCTGCACGAGGGGCCGATGTCCGGCTGGGATCTGGTCACTCTCGCCCAGGACCGGATCGGCGACTTCTGGACCATCACCCAGAGCCAGGTCTACCGCGAACTGGCCGCCATGGCCGCCCACGGTCTGGTCGAAAAAGGCGAGGCGGGCGCCCGCGACCGCACGCCCTACCACCTGACCGACGCCGGACGGGAAGCATTCCTGGAGTGGGTCGCGCGCGACCCCGGCGCCGAGACCATCCGCGTCCCGCTGCTGCTGAGCATGCACTTCGGCGAGCACATCGCCCCCGAGCGCCTGGCCGTCATCATCGCCGCCAACCGCGAGATCCACCAGGAACGCCTGGCCCGCTACCTCGCCGACGAGGACAAGGACATGCCGGCGCACCGGCGCGCCACCCTCGAATTCGGCGTCGGCTACGAACGCGCGGTACTCGCCTGGTTCGACCGGCTGCCCGAGATCCTGGGGCACTGA
- a CDS encoding cobalt-precorrin-6A reductase, translating to MGGTGEARELARIASGERGVDIVSSLAGRVRDPRLPEGEVRIGGFGGAEGLRTWLSDNAIDRVVDATHPFAATIGANASHAAAAAAVPLLRLLRPAWIAGPGDHWIAVPDLAAAARAVGAGYSRVFLTIGRQGVGAFAGLTEPWFLIRAIDPPTAAVPPHHELLLARGPFSVAEEIALLSRHAIDVLVTKNSGGDQTEAKLEAARQLRIPVVMIDRPPASASTAVVGTAGEAWTWLASDIAV from the coding sequence TTGGGCGGCACCGGCGAAGCCCGGGAGCTGGCCCGAATCGCGTCCGGCGAGCGCGGAGTCGACATCGTCTCCTCGCTCGCCGGACGCGTGCGCGACCCCCGGCTTCCCGAGGGGGAGGTTCGCATCGGTGGGTTCGGCGGCGCCGAGGGACTGCGAACATGGCTGTCGGACAACGCGATCGACCGCGTCGTGGACGCCACCCACCCTTTCGCCGCCACCATCGGCGCCAACGCCTCGCACGCCGCCGCCGCCGCGGCGGTGCCGCTGTTGCGTCTGCTGCGTCCCGCCTGGATCGCCGGTCCCGGTGACCACTGGATCGCGGTCCCCGACCTCGCGGCGGCCGCTCGAGCCGTCGGCGCGGGGTATTCGCGCGTATTCCTGACCATCGGCCGTCAGGGTGTCGGCGCATTCGCCGGACTGACCGAGCCCTGGTTCCTGATCCGCGCCATCGACCCGCCCACCGCCGCGGTGCCGCCCCACCACGAATTGCTGCTCGCGCGCGGCCCGTTCTCCGTGGCTGAAGAGATCGCGCTGTTGTCGCGCCACGCCATCGACGTCCTGGTGACCAAGAACAGCGGCGGCGATCAGACCGAGGCGAAACTCGAAGCCGCGAGGCAATTGCGTATTCCGGTCGTCATGATCGACCGGCCCCCGGCATCGGCTTCGACAGCGGTGGTCGGAACTGCCGGTGAAGCGTGGACATGGCTGGCGTCGGATATCGCGGTCTGA
- the cbiE gene encoding precorrin-6y C5,15-methyltransferase (decarboxylating) subunit CbiE yields MTGAGADRFRTGGAVIEAAAPGPATRWPGSPIAVVGIGADGWPGLGAGACAAIEGADVVFGSARQLELLPARVGGERRSWPSPLLPALPDILLRHADRRVCVLASGDPMFYGIGVTLARLFGPASLRVLPQPSSASLACARLGWALADTPVVSVVGRPLAGVLPELTDGRRVLVLSADETTPVALAQLLCANGLEGSRLTVLEQLGGPSERIGTATAAELAAPIGDPLYLDPIADSRDEPPRADQVGVVRPGRGRHRADRNEGGLLDSVWHSSEPSHAGRRRAAEPVAVAPSVEATGVSADGAGASGIDPRAIDPLNIVAIDTVASPGAARRTRVPGLPDESFGGDGQLTKAEVRALTLSALAPAPGELLWDIGGGSGSIAIEWCRAHPACRAIGFERLERRRAAIAANAEALGVPQVTVRGEAMTELAANSDGTPDAIFVGGGLTQEGLLESCLDRLRPGGRLVANAVTAETEALLVRSAAQYGGKLRKFQIYRAEPLGGFTAWRPHLPVAQWVWTKSG; encoded by the coding sequence GTGACCGGCGCGGGAGCGGATCGGTTCCGGACCGGGGGCGCGGTGATCGAAGCCGCCGCGCCCGGCCCGGCGACGCGATGGCCGGGTTCGCCGATCGCCGTCGTCGGCATCGGTGCGGACGGGTGGCCGGGACTCGGAGCAGGCGCGTGCGCGGCGATCGAGGGGGCCGACGTGGTGTTCGGCTCGGCCCGGCAACTGGAGTTGCTGCCCGCGCGCGTCGGCGGGGAGCGCCGGTCGTGGCCGTCGCCGCTGCTCCCCGCGCTGCCCGACATCCTGCTCCGGCACGCCGACCGTCGGGTGTGCGTGCTGGCCAGCGGCGACCCGATGTTCTACGGCATCGGCGTCACGCTGGCCCGGCTGTTCGGCCCGGCCTCGCTGCGGGTGCTGCCGCAACCGTCCTCGGCCTCGCTGGCCTGCGCCCGCCTGGGCTGGGCGCTGGCCGACACCCCGGTGGTCAGCGTGGTCGGCCGGCCGCTGGCGGGCGTGCTTCCGGAGCTGACCGACGGCCGCCGTGTCCTGGTACTCAGCGCGGACGAGACGACCCCCGTGGCCTTGGCGCAGCTGTTGTGCGCCAACGGCTTGGAGGGATCACGTCTGACCGTGTTGGAGCAATTGGGCGGCCCGTCCGAACGGATCGGCACAGCGACAGCCGCGGAACTGGCCGCGCCGATCGGCGATCCGCTCTACCTCGACCCGATCGCCGACAGTCGCGACGAGCCGCCCCGTGCCGACCAGGTCGGCGTGGTTCGGCCCGGTCGGGGCAGGCATCGCGCCGACCGGAACGAAGGCGGACTGCTCGACTCCGTCTGGCACAGCAGCGAGCCGAGTCATGCCGGTCGGCGCCGCGCCGCCGAGCCCGTCGCGGTTGCGCCGAGCGTCGAGGCGACCGGCGTGTCCGCGGATGGTGCTGGCGCGAGCGGTATCGATCCCCGCGCCATCGACCCGCTCAACATTGTCGCGATCGACACCGTGGCGAGCCCGGGCGCCGCGCGGCGCACCCGCGTTCCCGGCCTGCCGGACGAGAGTTTCGGTGGCGACGGCCAGCTCACCAAGGCCGAGGTCCGTGCCCTGACGCTGTCGGCGCTCGCGCCCGCGCCCGGCGAGCTGCTGTGGGACATCGGCGGTGGTTCGGGCAGTATCGCCATCGAATGGTGCCGCGCGCACCCCGCCTGCCGTGCGATCGGTTTCGAGCGGCTGGAACGCAGGCGGGCCGCCATCGCGGCGAATGCGGAAGCGCTCGGGGTGCCGCAGGTGACGGTGCGCGGTGAAGCCATGACCGAACTCGCCGCGAATTCCGACGGGACGCCGGATGCGATATTCGTCGGCGGGGGCCTCACTCAGGAGGGACTGCTCGAATCCTGTCTGGACCGGCTGCGTCCGGGAGGCCGGCTGGTCGCCAATGCCGTCACCGCCGAGACCGAGGCGCTGTTGGTGCGCTCGGCGGCCCAGTACGGCGGGAAGTTGCGCAAATTCCAGATCTACCGCGCCGAACCGTTGGGCGGATTCACCGCGTGGCGTCCGCACTTGCCTGTGGCGCAATGGGTATGGACGAAATCCGGGTGA
- a CDS encoding SDR family NAD(P)-dependent oxidoreductase, producing the protein MGSGERRGSGQRRGSGEPKGSAEIDAGAVLLLGGRSEMGVRVAQRLAPGRTVILAARRSGELAAESAAVREAGAAAVHTVEFDADDTTSHQALLEKIAAEHGPLGVVVLAFGILGDQARAEQDPAHAIAVVHTDYVAQLSVLTTVANLLRAQGSGRVVVFGSVAGARVRRANYVYGSAKAGLDGFACGLSDALHGSGVRLLLVRPGFVVGRMTEGMDPAPLSSTPDQVADAVVRGLRRRSEVVWVPWALQPMFFVMRLLPRFVWRRMPR; encoded by the coding sequence ATGGGATCGGGAGAGCGCAGAGGTTCGGGACAGCGCAGAGGTTCGGGAGAGCCCAAGGGATCGGCAGAGATCGATGCCGGCGCGGTGCTGCTGCTCGGCGGACGCAGTGAGATGGGCGTGCGGGTGGCGCAGCGGCTCGCCCCCGGCCGGACGGTGATCCTGGCCGCCCGCCGCAGCGGTGAACTCGCCGCCGAGTCCGCCGCGGTGCGCGAGGCGGGAGCCGCCGCCGTGCACACCGTCGAATTCGACGCCGACGACACCACGAGCCACCAGGCCCTGCTGGAGAAGATCGCCGCCGAACACGGACCGCTCGGCGTGGTGGTGCTCGCCTTCGGCATCCTCGGCGACCAGGCGCGTGCCGAACAGGATCCGGCACACGCGATCGCGGTCGTGCACACCGACTATGTGGCCCAGCTGAGCGTGCTGACCACCGTCGCGAATCTCCTTCGCGCCCAGGGCAGCGGCCGCGTCGTCGTGTTCGGTTCGGTGGCGGGCGCTCGCGTCCGGCGCGCGAATTACGTCTACGGCTCCGCCAAGGCGGGCCTGGACGGATTCGCCTGCGGACTCTCCGACGCACTGCACGGCAGCGGCGTGCGGCTGCTGTTGGTGCGGCCCGGCTTCGTCGTCGGCCGGATGACCGAGGGGATGGACCCCGCCCCGCTGTCGAGCACTCCCGACCAGGTCGCCGACGCGGTCGTGCGCGGCCTACGCCGACGCTCGGAGGTGGTGTGGGTGCCGTGGGCGCTGCAGCCGATGTTCTTCGTCATGCGCCTGCTGCCCCGGTTCGTCTGGCGCCGGATGCCACGGTGA